From Mucilaginibacter gotjawali:
CACCGTATTGCCAAAAAACAATTTGTTGAATTTGAAGAAGTATATACGGGCACTTTTTACGGCACCCTGCGCACCGAAATTGAACGGATCTGGGCCGAAGGAAAAACAGTAATCTTTGATATTGATGTAATTGGCGGATTACACCTTAAAAGAAAATACGACGGGCAGGCGCTGGCCATATTTGTACAGCCGCCATCACTTGAGGTACTCATTGAGCGATTAACCGGCCGTGGTACTGATAGCGCTGAAAAATTAAAGGAGCGTTTTGCAAAAGCAGAAAAAGAATTGAATTATGCGCCTGAATTTGATATTATCCTAAAAAATCACGATCTTCAAACGG
This genomic window contains:
- the gmk gene encoding guanylate kinase, translating into MTTEGKLIIFSAPSGAGKTTIVQHLLGKIPQLEFSVSATTRKPRGDEQQGKDYYFISKEEFLHRIAKKQFVEFEEVYTGTFYGTLRTEIERIWAEGKTVIFDIDVIGGLHLKRKYDGQALAIFVQPPSLEVLIERLTGRGTDSAEKLKERFAKAEKELNYAPEFDIILKNHDLQTACEEAEELVRQFIGRG